Sequence from the Meleagris gallopavo isolate NT-WF06-2002-E0010 breed Aviagen turkey brand Nicholas breeding stock chromosome 15, Turkey_5.1, whole genome shotgun sequence genome:
tttaattagatttcaTTAATGTTCATCACATTACAGGTTACCTCATCTGAAGAGTTTCATAGTTTTATTAGCTCTTTGTCAACAGTTGCCATTTCAGTCCTTTGGACACCCAAGACTATATTGAATGAAGCAGGAATGTGAAAGCCTTTCAGATGGGAGAGATGGAGAGAATGAAGTTTATTtgtggaaaagggaaaagtttTTCTCTTATAAAAGCCACTGTTACTTTTTAAGACTCTGAAAACTGTATTGCTAATAAATTGGTGTTATTCTTGGAGCCAAATATACTTCTGGTGTCACTTCTCAGAAGGAAGCTGTGTTTATGCTAGTGCTATACTTGAGCTCCAATTGACTGGTCTCGTTGCCACTTGTGATTGGGCTTCTCTGTAATGTGGAGATACTGATCCTGGGTAATAGCCTGGAAATTGGATTAGGTGTTCTTCCACAAGGCTCTAACAATCTATCATTAACTGAAATCTCTGTTTTTAGCTACAAGGATGGCATGGTGGTTATAATTGAtatcagcaggaaaaaagaagttctTCATCGGCTAAGAGGTCACGACGATGAAATTCATTGCCTGGCCTGGTGTCCTGTACCTGGCGAAGGAAGGTTACCTGCTTGGCAAGATGAGCTCCAAGGTATGTAGAGGTGATACATAGTTTGCGATTTTTTTAGCTCAGGAAAATGTCCCTATGGAGAACTGAATTCTATCCCTGTAAAGTCAGTAAGTAGCTAATCAGAGGGAACTGATGAGTTCAGTTAAAATATTCTCTGATCCAGAGCAATAGATTTTCAGTTTATGTTTAGAGCTTTGAATTCTAAGGTATAACAGACTTCAATGGTGTTTCCTTCAGAAGAAGGTGACGTTCCAAACGGGGAGCTTAAACAAGATACAGCCATGAAGAAAAGTTGTTACTTGGCTTCAGGAAGCAAAGATCAGACGATACGAATATGGAGCTGTACTAGAGGCAGAAGTAAGTAAGATTAATAATTTAAGTGAGAACAACAGGGGTGAAGTGCTCCTATCTAACTGTAGGTTTCATTTGCTATTCCAATAGTTTAAAGAATGGGGAGCCTACTTAAAGCTTCAGATTCACaggtctttttttctgagaattcAGATGTACAAAGTCGAGATGatccctttcttttccaaaggTATAATGACTCTGAAGTTGCCACCCACAAAGAGAAGAGGTGGAGCTGTTGACCCTGCTGTTAAAGAGCGTATTTGGCTCACCGTTCACTGGCCTTGTGGTCGTCCCACAGAAATTGTATCCAGCTCTTTTGGGTAAGTAGGAGACAAAGCACGTTAAGTGCAGACAGTAATTGTAAATTAATTCATTGATATTTAAAGAACAACTGGCAGGAAACACTGACACCcccatcttccttccttcttggTACAGCGAGATAGTGGATAGGGATAGGTGTGCATTAGCACTGATAATCTATATAATTTTTTTGAAGTGAAGAATGAAATATACACACTTCAAATTTTGCAGAGGAGAACTGCTACACTGGGATTTGACCCAACCTGGAAAACGCAAGTGGACACTTTTGGGATCTTCAGAAGGACAAAATCACTCCCGTATTGTTTTCAATCTGTGTTCCCTGAAGCATCAAGACAAAGAGctgcttttttccatttcaatgGACAGAGATGTAAgaaccatttttaaaattaacatcAAAATAGCAGCGGCAGTTCAGCTTGACTGAGTGAAACTAACGCTTTGATGACCACTTATTTTCTCCTAAAGCAGGCTTATCCCTGTCTTTTATAACATCGTGGctcaacatttcttctgagCACAAGTTGTGCATTTCTTTGTTAGCTTGTAAGCTCAAGCTTTTACCGTGGTGGACAGAATGGTTATGCCCTATGGActtgaaaattaaatgtttaGTAGCTGGAGCTCACGAtatctgcctttttttgttggggggggggaggaggagggcagggctgggcagcTAAGGAGGGAAGGGttgttgtttgatttgtttttttggtggtttttttttgtttgtttgtttgttttgccttttacAGGCAGCAGAGAACCTCTTATTTTGAATAGGAGTAATTAAACCGTAGTCTTTTTGTCTGTTCCATCACAGTCTTGCAGTTATTACAGCCCTGTCTTTGACACGTGCTGCTCTGAGTGGAGATTGCGTACTTTGAGTCTTCTTCTCacttgtgctttatttttttcccctatcaTACCAGTCACTTTAAATTTTTCATTCGTTGTAccttaaatattttctaggTAAAGTGTTGGGACCTATCAACTCTGGATTGTAGCTGGACAATGCCTTCACTTGGGGGATTCGTCTATAGTCTTGCTTTCTCCCCTGTGGACCCAGGCTGTCTTGCCATTGGTGTTGGAGACAGCATGATCCGTGTATGGAATACTTTGTCTATCAGCAATATCTATGATGTTAAAACCTATTGGCAAAGCATAAAATCCAAGGTTACAGCAGTAAGTGTGCTTTtgattccctttttttcttgtctcttttcttcctccatttttctctttgaggaATGTTTTTCTCTCACTCTGAAGAAGGTTTTTCCCCACCTAAATACTACAAAGCCAAGTTGTTACTTCTCTCAATTCGCATGATACAAATTTTAGAATTGAACAACATTTTAGACGTTTTTAGAACACTAGGCATTTACATTacacaaactgaaaatgaacTGAATTTCAGGTGGTTATTGTATCACTTTCCTGGTTTTGTACACCACTGTGATCATTCCTTCTGTCGTCCACggtttcctttgctctgctagGAAGTTTTAATGTGCAAAAACTGGCATGGATGTCTTCAATTTAGGTTTTACCAGCAATTGGCTGAAGGCTAATGTCTAGTAGAAGGTGGCAGCATTAGAACATGTTAGTTGATCATGCCAAAAGCTTTCTCATGGTTTAAAATATTGTCTATTTCTATGTTGTAATGTAGATGTCAGATAGTATTTCAATGATTTTAGTTTCTTTTATCTTGTCCCAATAACTGGTAAGGGAAGAGTCTGATTCACATCACAGTGTTTAAATTGAGTTGCTGTTGTTGGCAGGGTGGATATAAGGGACAAAGCTTGCTCTTTGCTTTCAATGCTGAACTTCTTgtttatcatttaaaaataaattgtccATTCCTTTTGTCATTATGGggctctttctgtttttcttgcagcTGGCGTGGCATCCAACTAAAGAAGGTTGCTTGGCTTTTGGAACAGATGATGGAAAAGTTGGCATATTTGACACATTATCTAGCAGGTAATAAAGTAGTTTTCAAACTCATTAGTGTCAGATCTTGCTGGCATGACAGCATGCATAGATGATGTGGTCTTTCCTGAGGTCTACATTTGTTAATAGTTAAATTAAAAGCAGTCAGATGGATTTTGAGTGTATCTTTTCATCTGTTCATTGTGATTGGTAGCTCCTAAAGTAACCTTACAGACTGTGTAACAGTCACCTGTTGGTAGTCATCAGTCAGGGAAGCCTTTGGCCAGAAAGTTTCATAAAATGAGCAACATGCAGGTGCAGTTCATTAAGAcagttttgttctgattttagTAGTATTCTGCAGGAAGCATCAATGGCTGAGCCATTGCTTTAGTATATTGATGCACCTGTTGTCTGTTTTCACCACTGGAAATACattacttcaattttttttaatttaatttttttttttgtcttgttttgatttggtttaattttggcttgtttttgttttgttctgtattttattctgtatcTCCCTTTGCTGAAATCTGACTACTCCTACTTCCTTACCTTCCTAAACAGTGCTAAGAATAAGCCACCTCAGATCTCCAGTACTTACCACAAGAGGACTGTATACACATTAGCCTGGGGACCTCCAACTCCTCCTCTATCTTCCGGTGAGTGTTATAACATCTTGTTACAAAATAGAAATCCATACAGAGCCCAGTCATGCCACAAAGTTGGCATGCTTCCCTTCCTTAAGGATGCGAGCTCCATTTGCTTGGTAGCTGCCCTTTCTATCCACTTAGGATGTGTTCTGCCTGAGGAATTGTTAGTAGTTTTGCAAGGGAGCAAAATAATCTGTTCTATATTTTGAATTCTAGTAGCTTCAGGAAGTAGGTGGGAGTAGAGTACAACACCACATAGTTACATGTTTGCAATGCACTGAAATATTGTCTAGGCTCTCCACAATAATTGGTTAGGATCAAGTACAGATTCTTTAGCTCCATAAGTGTGTTTCGATCATTAGAACTAAACAGAACAGCTGCATTGGTCATCTTATGCAACTTCCCTTGAAGTTTATTGACCAGAATTTAAAGGGAGTTTTAACACAGCAGCAATTTTGCTGTGGAGAATGAATAACAGGTCCTTTTACAGGACTGTATTTTGAGAATTTCTTCTTGCCAGATCACAGAGAATCAAAGCATACATATAGCATTTTAATATACTGTTTTGATTTATAGTGAGAATGACTGCTTTTCCTAAGACTGATGAAGAGCAtaatgtatttacatttttttcctctgttgaaTAGGAGAAGAAGGTGAGCATCCCTCTGTAACTTTATATAGTTGTGCTGGAGAAGGCATTGTTTTTCAACACAATCCTTGGAGACTTAGCGGAGAGGCAAATGACATCAACAAAACCATCAGAGACACTAATTCAATCAAAGTGAGTatgatttttgcctttttctatGGATTTGTGCTTATAGTTGCTGTAGCCCTATAGTTGTGGGCTTTTGAATTTTCTTGGAACATGTAGAGCTTTCTAAGGAGCATAAGGAGGTGGAGCATCAAGGTCCTTTTGGAATCCAGGCAGATTTCATTTGACACATCCCACTGCACTGATAAAAACAGCCACAGGTTCTTGCAACATCTTGCAGTTCAGTCAGTCTTCAATTGCCCAAACTTATGTCACTGCTACAAAATGCAGCAGACACTTGTGCggcttttgttttgtagagTAATTGTAATTCTGTCTAGTTGCCAGTTGTGTTCTATTGATGTATGCAAGAGAGATCTAAGAGCTTGTGTGATGGCTGGTAATAGCCATGTCTTCTCTCTACAGCACAAACTGCCTGCACGTACAGAGATCAGCTGGAAACCAGATGGTAAACTCTTGGCCCTTGGCAATGAAGATGGGTACGTTTCTCTTGTCAGGATTGGCGCATGCACAACCTTAACCTACAGGAGTCACTGTTATGAAGCAGAAGTACTTTTGTTGTCCTGGTTTGgctcttttctttcattgccTATGTGTCTGAATTGTGATAATACAGCATTCTTTGCTGACATTTCATTTAGTTGCTCTTGGCATGGAGGATCTACAACATCATGTTACATCATTTTTCAAGGATTTACTCATGactgaaacatatttttttgATGTACTAAATTGGAGTGTGACTTGGATCCAGAACAGAGACTCTCATTTAGTTTCATAGACCATCATTCAggacaagcaaaacaaaatcacattttcacTGACTGGAGGATTTCTCACATTGTTATTCTTGCATTTCAGGTcaattgaaatatttcaggcTCCAAGCTTGAAGTTGCTCTGCACTATCCAGCAGCATCACAAATTGATTAATGCTATTCGGTGGCATCATGAGCATGGGAGCGATCCAGAGTTGAGTTACTTGATAGCTTCAGGCTCAGTCAATGCCATTATCTATGTGCATAATCTGAAGAGTGTCATAGGTAATGGTTTGCAGATTCTATCCCATGTCTTGGcatcttgttttgctttcttcttggtTTGTATTGCTAACTGTAgcttattcttttatttctttcagagagcaCTTCAGAAAGTCCTTTGACAATAACAGAGCCTTTTCGAACTCTAGTAGGACACACAGCAAAAGTCACAAGTCTTTCTTGGAGCCCCCACCATGAGGGAAGATTGGTATCAGCTTGCTATGATGGCACTGCACAGGTACTTCTCTACAGCCACTCagaattgtatttcttttactttcaaaTCATcctttctgcagtattttagAACCAAGCTGATTGAACAGCAAAGCTTTTCTGCTTAATTACTGCATATTTACCCTTGGCAACAATCTCATTTTGGATACCTGATCCAGAGgtatacttttttccttttgcttattCCTGCTTTTCTGACACACTGCACAAATGAGAATATTGCAAAGAAGGCTTTTAGTCCAGACTTACGGGAATAAACAAAGGGAAGCTGAGCAGTAGGAATGGCTTTGTGCCTTGCAATTTGATTTGT
This genomic interval carries:
- the GEMIN5 gene encoding gem-associated protein 5 isoform X1, with protein sequence MNLVAKHAQWLYVYSIVFPQNAITALHWSPLVKDLIVSGDEKGVIVCYWHSRSDSQQFFPEPRTIFCLTCSPHHENLVAIGYKDGMVVIIDISRKKEVLHRLRGHDDEIHCLAWCPVPGEGRLPAWQDELQEEGDVPNGELKQDTAMKKSCYLASGSKDQTIRIWSCTRGRSIMTLKLPPTKRRGGAVDPAVKERIWLTVHWPCGRPTEIVSSSFGGELLHWDLTQPGKRKWTLLGSSEGQNHSRIVFNLCSLKHQDKELLFSISMDRDVKCWDLSTLDCSWTMPSLGGFVYSLAFSPVDPGCLAIGVGDSMIRVWNTLSISNIYDVKTYWQSIKSKVTALAWHPTKEGCLAFGTDDGKVGIFDTLSSSAKNKPPQISSTYHKRTVYTLAWGPPTPPLSSGEEGEHPSVTLYSCAGEGIVFQHNPWRLSGEANDINKTIRDTNSIKHKLPARTEISWKPDGKLLALGNEDGSIEIFQAPSLKLLCTIQQHHKLINAIRWHHEHGSDPELSYLIASGSVNAIIYVHNLKSVIESTSESPLTITEPFRTLVGHTAKVTSLSWSPHHEGRLVSACYDGTAQVWDVMKEEPLCNYRGHQGRLLCVQWSPVDSDSVYTGADDFSVHKWLISKQEHTRPPQGKKSIELEKKRSIQPKVKAKKKKKPVGKSPTKQDQGDAMNGDESMKDTLLEENGVSDHEGEKEAQETELSNKDCMAVPKDTSLPAYDYSSFSSSKPFVTQKATPVKKDPPKEKPAPDASLKKRKPRSLLPFSTSMDHRSKDELHQDCLRLATCLKTKGIRLKL
- the GEMIN5 gene encoding gem-associated protein 5 isoform X2 — protein: MNLVAKHAQWLYVYSIVFPQNAITALHWSPLVKDLIVSGDEKGVIVCYWHSRSDSQQFFPEPRTIFCLTCSPHHENLVAIGYKDGMVVIIDISRKKEVLHRLRGHDDEIHCLAWCPVPGEGRLPAWQDELQEGDVPNGELKQDTAMKKSCYLASGSKDQTIRIWSCTRGRSIMTLKLPPTKRRGGAVDPAVKERIWLTVHWPCGRPTEIVSSSFGGELLHWDLTQPGKRKWTLLGSSEGQNHSRIVFNLCSLKHQDKELLFSISMDRDVKCWDLSTLDCSWTMPSLGGFVYSLAFSPVDPGCLAIGVGDSMIRVWNTLSISNIYDVKTYWQSIKSKVTALAWHPTKEGCLAFGTDDGKVGIFDTLSSSAKNKPPQISSTYHKRTVYTLAWGPPTPPLSSGEEGEHPSVTLYSCAGEGIVFQHNPWRLSGEANDINKTIRDTNSIKHKLPARTEISWKPDGKLLALGNEDGSIEIFQAPSLKLLCTIQQHHKLINAIRWHHEHGSDPELSYLIASGSVNAIIYVHNLKSVIESTSESPLTITEPFRTLVGHTAKVTSLSWSPHHEGRLVSACYDGTAQVWDVMKEEPLCNYRGHQGRLLCVQWSPVDSDSVYTGADDFSVHKWLISKQEHTRPPQGKKSIELEKKRSIQPKVKAKKKKKPVGKSPTKQDQGDAMNGDESMKDTLLEENGVSDHEGEKEAQETELSNKDCMAVPKDTSLPAYDYSSFSSSKPFVTQKATPVKKDPPKEKPAPDASLKKRKPRSLLPFSTSMDHRSKDELHQDCLRLATCLKTKGIRLKL